Proteins from a single region of Thermodesulfobacteriota bacterium:
- a CDS encoding M23 family metallopeptidase codes for MKSVKKFFYFIVIVLLVGAMIYVYPEIEWHPPKIDIKLDSDYVGLKPFDIQIKDKGKGLKKVVISLKDENGESTLVDKGYDSPVKEDTITIELDPKKMGIKDGPAELVVSAEDRSRLRFFHGNRANEIKKIKIDLVPPKAEIVSGDQYINHGGSGLVIYKASEDVSRSGVEDGEYFFPGHGGYFEDPNIYLAFFAFPYTLSPEDGISLIAEDEAGNTKRVSIPHRLKNVIYKKSDINVSDKFIEEKMATLLGEDSSKDQDLKVIFLKVNRDLRKKNNDEIKKIGEKTSDKILWNGEFNQLTNSQVEANFADDRTYFFNGEPIDEQYHLGYDLAVTKRYPVEVANDGVVVFAGDLGIYGNTVIVDHGMGISTLYGHLSSIDVNVGDSVKKKQIVGKTGETGLAAGDHLHYGVYVNGVPVRPIEWWDQKWINDNILKKIKEAEVEFKTSQKGDGSAPSDVSQEKKLKEEN; via the coding sequence ATGAAGAGCGTTAAGAAGTTTTTTTATTTCATCGTTATCGTCCTATTAGTAGGAGCAATGATCTACGTATATCCTGAAATTGAATGGCATCCTCCCAAGATAGATATTAAACTCGACTCTGATTACGTCGGACTCAAACCCTTTGACATCCAGATAAAAGACAAGGGCAAGGGACTCAAGAAGGTGGTTATTTCTCTTAAAGACGAAAACGGTGAATCTACTCTGGTTGATAAGGGATATGATTCACCGGTTAAGGAAGATACCATAACCATAGAGCTTGATCCGAAAAAAATGGGGATTAAAGATGGTCCTGCCGAGCTCGTGGTTAGCGCAGAGGATAGATCCCGTCTCAGGTTTTTTCATGGTAATAGGGCAAATGAAATCAAAAAGATTAAAATCGATCTTGTCCCTCCGAAGGCGGAGATAGTGAGTGGGGATCAATACATTAATCACGGTGGTTCCGGGCTTGTTATTTATAAGGCATCGGAAGATGTTAGTCGAAGTGGCGTGGAGGATGGTGAATATTTTTTCCCGGGCCACGGGGGATACTTCGAAGATCCAAATATCTATCTGGCCTTTTTCGCGTTCCCCTACACCCTGTCTCCGGAAGATGGTATTTCACTGATTGCTGAAGATGAGGCTGGGAACACAAAAAGGGTTAGCATTCCCCACAGGCTTAAGAATGTTATATATAAGAAGAGCGACATTAATGTCAGCGATAAGTTTATTGAGGAGAAGATGGCTACACTCTTGGGAGAAGACTCGTCTAAAGATCAAGATTTAAAAGTCATATTTCTCAAGGTAAACCGTGATCTTAGAAAGAAGAACAATGACGAGATAAAAAAAATTGGTGAGAAAACATCGGATAAGATATTGTGGAATGGTGAATTCAACCAGTTGACAAACTCACAGGTGGAGGCCAACTTTGCGGATGATCGAACCTATTTTTTCAATGGAGAGCCGATAGATGAGCAATATCATCTTGGTTATGATCTGGCGGTTACAAAAAGATATCCTGTTGAGGTTGCCAATGATGGGGTGGTTGTGTTCGCTGGGGATCTTGGAATCTATGGTAATACGGTAATTGTGGATCATGGAATGGGTATTTCAACGCTATACGGTCACTTAAGCTCTATTGACGTGAATGTAGGTGACAGTGTAAAGAAAAAACAGATAGTCGGAAAAACCGGTGAAACGGGCCTTGCCGCCGGGGACCACTTACACTATGGTGTTTATGTAAACGGGGTGCCTGTGCGTCCAATCGAATGGT